The Deltaproteobacteria bacterium genome includes a region encoding these proteins:
- a CDS encoding PD40 domain-containing protein encodes MKRRSNYRLSLTIGLSGLVLLLLIIGVWTAAAREYIEIQAPLTKKYTIAVPQPQPLREVGGAAQLGTEIVSQADFCLKNSGLFTVLEQGSYDSQALKGLTPDPARLHYFTQLGCHLVIVSGFQTEGQQLRLELRLFDPGSGQMLLGKRYRGPTNTARRMATQFIEEVIFYLTGQRGGVPRGQIAFINENKNVKELYVINLDNLKSERLTRLRTISLSPAWAPDGQEIIFCSFRRGFPALYAVRVATKAVRRLQANGTLNITPAWGPGGLVAATLNKDGNQDIYLLNSRGVIKARLTKSPSIDLSPSFAPDSRQIAFVSNRGGNPQIYIMSTQGGQPRRLTFSGAYNVSPAWSPKGDQIAYASRQGGQFQIFTIPAQGGVAKQLTHEGSNENPSWSPNGQFIACSSNRGGQTAIYLINVARGTMTRLTHLPRQQTQPAWSPK; translated from the coding sequence AAGCGTAGAAGCAACTACCGACTTTCCTTAACCATTGGCCTGAGTGGGCTGGTTCTGCTATTGCTGATAATCGGCGTCTGGACGGCGGCGGCCCGGGAATACATTGAAATTCAGGCCCCCTTAACTAAAAAATATACTATCGCGGTCCCTCAGCCCCAGCCCCTGCGGGAGGTTGGTGGGGCGGCGCAATTGGGCACGGAAATTGTCTCCCAGGCTGATTTCTGTCTGAAGAACTCCGGGCTGTTCACCGTCCTGGAGCAGGGCAGTTATGATTCTCAGGCCCTTAAGGGACTGACGCCCGACCCGGCCCGGCTGCATTATTTTACGCAGCTTGGCTGCCACCTGGTCATCGTCAGCGGCTTTCAAACCGAGGGCCAGCAGCTCCGGTTGGAATTGCGCCTCTTTGATCCCGGCTCCGGCCAGATGCTGCTGGGTAAACGCTATCGGGGGCCGACCAATACTGCACGGCGGATGGCCACCCAGTTTATCGAAGAGGTAATTTTTTACCTTACCGGGCAACGGGGAGGGGTACCGCGGGGCCAGATTGCCTTTATTAATGAAAACAAAAACGTCAAGGAGCTGTATGTCATTAATTTGGATAACCTTAAGTCTGAGCGCCTGACCCGGCTGCGGACCATCAGCCTGTCCCCGGCTTGGGCACCGGATGGCCAGGAGATCATCTTCTGTTCTTTTCGGCGTGGTTTCCCGGCCCTTTACGCGGTCCGGGTCGCTACCAAGGCAGTGCGCCGGCTGCAGGCCAACGGCACCTTGAACATCACCCCAGCGTGGGGGCCAGGCGGTCTGGTGGCGGCCACCCTGAATAAGGATGGCAACCAGGATATCTACCTGCTCAATTCTCGGGGAGTGATTAAGGCAAGGTTGACTAAAAGCCCAAGCATTGACCTGTCCCCCAGCTTTGCGCCCGACAGCCGTCAGATCGCCTTTGTCTCCAATCGGGGGGGCAATCCGCAGATCTATATCATGTCCACCCAGGGCGGCCAGCCCCGGCGTTTGACTTTTTCCGGGGCTTACAATGTGTCCCCGGCCTGGTCGCCGAAGGGCGATCAAATTGCCTATGCCAGCCGCCAGGGGGGGCAATTCCAGATTTTTACCATCCCGGCCCAGGGCGGGGTGGCGAAACAATTGACCCATGAAGGGAGTAACGAAAACCCCAGTTGGTCGCCAAACGGGCAGTTTATTGCCTGTAGTTCGAACCGTGGCGGACAAACGGCCATTTATCTGATCAACGTCGCCCGGGGGACTATGACCCGGCTGACGCACCTGCCGAGGCAACAGACCCAACCGGCCTGGTCGCCTAAGTAG
- the pal gene encoding peptidoglycan-associated lipoprotein Pal yields the protein MTKHRYIFGWIRVILIVALALASGCARKTVAPPPPVVEDQERAVIQEEELDAEAACRGRSRNQVTARARAYGPEGIAFESEDLYFEYDQYTLTLESQELLKKKAAFLRQHPEVVVTIEGHCDERGDSDYNLGLGERRAYSAKSYLINLGIAPNRLATVSYGEEQPVDPGHDEDAWARNRRVHLVIGGPEE from the coding sequence ATGACCAAGCACAGATATATTTTTGGGTGGATCCGCGTTATTCTAATAGTGGCTTTAGCATTAGCCAGCGGTTGTGCCCGAAAGACGGTAGCTCCACCCCCACCGGTGGTCGAAGATCAAGAGAGGGCTGTCATCCAGGAAGAGGAGTTGGACGCCGAAGCTGCTTGCCGGGGGCGGAGTCGCAACCAGGTAACCGCCCGGGCCCGAGCTTATGGTCCCGAAGGCATTGCATTTGAAAGCGAAGACTTGTATTTTGAGTATGATCAATATACCCTGACTCTTGAGTCCCAGGAGCTGTTAAAGAAAAAAGCGGCTTTTCTGCGCCAACACCCGGAAGTGGTGGTGACCATTGAAGGCCATTGCGACGAACGGGGCGATAGCGATTATAATCTGGGTTTGGGAGAAAGACGGGCATATAGTGCCAAGAGCTATTTGATTAACCTGGGCATTGCCCCTAATCGCCTGGCAACCGTCAGTTACGGCGAGGAACAACCAGTTGACCCTGGCCATGATGAAGACGCTTGGGCCAGAAACCGTCGGGTTCATCTGGTGATTGGCGGTCCGGAAGAATAA
- the ybgF gene encoding tol-pal system protein YbgF yields MPKTRQKCKHWLLLGFLALSLGACDPFLYGGRLGRSTNTNSGLDPEAVTKTTAMAEPAPLSPSAEKLADLSSRIDGLQARLQRLEGQVEENRYHLRQLQEAQVRKPEKQPELVAKVDKEPPAKEEPAEAQESPSAAPVPTPSAAPPVAPVAPQTPTAKPPALATAPLPPKAAQGQAATASPEETKVFKEGMELFRKKSYKAARQKFNRYLSDHPNGAKAVEARYFLADTFYQERQLDEAIVEFNKVVDQYPKSVLAPPALLKQALAFQAQGKTKVYNLILEKIVADYPQSAAAQQARNLMGSGTSLATSPPNTAKGN; encoded by the coding sequence ATGCCAAAGACTAGACAGAAGTGTAAGCATTGGTTGCTTTTGGGGTTTTTGGCCCTGAGTCTGGGCGCCTGTGATCCGTTTCTGTATGGGGGGCGATTAGGCCGGAGTACCAATACCAACAGTGGCTTAGATCCTGAGGCGGTAACCAAAACCACTGCCATGGCGGAGCCTGCTCCGCTAAGTCCGAGCGCCGAAAAGTTGGCTGATTTAAGCAGTAGGATTGATGGCTTACAAGCCAGGCTGCAGAGGCTGGAAGGCCAGGTAGAGGAAAACCGCTATCACCTGCGTCAGCTTCAGGAGGCCCAGGTTCGGAAGCCGGAGAAGCAGCCGGAATTAGTGGCTAAAGTAGATAAAGAACCGCCGGCTAAGGAAGAACCGGCCGAGGCCCAGGAAAGCCCGAGCGCGGCTCCTGTCCCAACGCCGTCCGCGGCCCCGCCGGTCGCCCCAGTGGCACCCCAAACCCCGACAGCAAAGCCCCCTGCCCTGGCAACGGCTCCCTTGCCCCCCAAAGCGGCCCAGGGTCAAGCTGCCACTGCCAGCCCTGAAGAAACCAAGGTTTTTAAAGAGGGCATGGAGCTGTTCCGGAAAAAATCCTATAAGGCGGCCCGGCAGAAATTCAACCGGTATCTTAGTGACCACCCCAACGGCGCCAAGGCGGTGGAGGCCCGGTACTTCCTGGCTGACACCTTCTACCAGGAGCGGCAGTTGGATGAGGCGATCGTAGAATTTAACAAAGTCGTAGACCAGTATCCCAAAAGCGTGCTGGCACCCCCAGCCCTCTTAAAACAGGCCCTGGCCTTCCAGGCCCAGGGGAAGACCAAGGTTTATAACCTGATTCTGGAGAAAATAGTGGCCGACTATCCTCAGAGTGCCGCGGCCCAACAGGCCCGCAATTTAATGGGATCAGGGACTTCCCTGGCCACTTCCCCCCCTAATACGGCTAAAGGAAATTAA
- a CDS encoding SurA N-terminal domain-containing protein: MLSLMRKYARSWFIILAVGIIVVVFVFWGIGGFRSARFQKVATVNGTPIWLPAYMQTYNQLLKMYRDRLGENATEDLLKSLNLREQALRRLVEEQLIVQAAERYGIMVTNAELQEHIKQYPIFQDEQGFNQQRYQTVLARHHLSPADFEAQERQSLLIKKVIQLITSFAKVSEAELEELFRLEREAVRVDYLVISPGRYLAQQTAAEDEMADYYKSHQEEFRQPDRARVRYLFFPDDKYMSQVKLTSQQIEDYYQEHRDQFARPHTIRLRQLVLWEPPGATKAEQQRIKQQAEAIWERAQAGEDFAKLVETYSQDKASRDQGGDLGYVTRGQNLPEWEKVAFSLQEGQVGLAHTPKGYYILRLEEIKETKPLPLNQVRDQVEEQLKEQEARRLAKENAQQVRVELASAAMPKVAARHHLNIQQTPYISMNDPIPELGKYLHFNQTALSLKPREISKLVSFPHGIAILQCLERQESHIPPFNQIQDQVRQAVLQQKAAARAEQEAQRLLACLQKGKPLDKVAAQAGLGLRSSEFFTRRQGFPEQRPSQVLSLAAFLLSAEQPYVKKPISWEGNYYVLAFKARRTPSSEEFQKVRDQVYSSVLEQKRQLLFSQWLAAERQQAEIKIYELPS; the protein is encoded by the coding sequence GTGCTTAGTTTAATGCGAAAATATGCCCGATCCTGGTTTATTATCCTAGCGGTGGGAATCATTGTGGTAGTATTTGTTTTTTGGGGCATCGGCGGCTTCCGGTCGGCCCGGTTTCAAAAAGTGGCTACGGTAAACGGCACCCCGATCTGGCTTCCCGCTTATATGCAGACCTATAATCAATTATTAAAGATGTATCGCGACAGATTGGGGGAAAATGCCACCGAGGACCTCCTGAAATCGCTTAACTTACGGGAGCAGGCCCTGAGGCGCTTGGTTGAGGAACAGCTCATCGTGCAAGCCGCGGAGCGCTATGGCATCATGGTGACTAACGCGGAACTGCAGGAGCACATCAAACAATACCCGATATTTCAGGATGAACAAGGGTTCAATCAACAGCGCTATCAGACTGTTCTGGCCCGTCACCACCTGTCCCCAGCCGATTTTGAGGCCCAGGAACGTCAAAGCTTGTTGATAAAAAAGGTCATTCAGCTGATTACTTCTTTTGCTAAGGTCTCAGAGGCCGAGTTGGAAGAACTCTTTCGTCTGGAGCGGGAGGCCGTCAGGGTCGATTATCTGGTGATTTCTCCCGGTCGCTATCTGGCGCAGCAGACGGCGGCAGAAGACGAGATGGCCGATTATTATAAGTCCCATCAGGAAGAATTCCGCCAGCCGGATCGGGCTCGGGTGCGCTATCTGTTCTTTCCGGACGACAAATATATGAGTCAGGTCAAACTTACCTCCCAGCAGATTGAGGATTATTATCAGGAACACCGAGACCAATTTGCCCGCCCCCACACCATCCGCCTCCGCCAGTTGGTGTTATGGGAACCGCCAGGGGCCACCAAGGCGGAGCAACAACGAATTAAGCAGCAGGCTGAAGCGATTTGGGAACGGGCTCAGGCCGGAGAAGATTTTGCCAAATTAGTAGAGACTTATTCTCAGGATAAAGCCAGCCGCGACCAAGGCGGGGATCTGGGGTATGTTACCCGGGGACAGAACCTGCCGGAATGGGAAAAAGTGGCTTTCTCGTTGCAAGAAGGTCAGGTCGGTTTAGCACACACCCCCAAAGGTTACTATATCCTCCGCCTGGAAGAAATTAAGGAAACAAAGCCCCTACCCCTGAACCAGGTCCGAGACCAGGTCGAAGAGCAGCTTAAGGAACAAGAGGCCCGGCGTCTGGCTAAGGAGAACGCCCAACAGGTAAGAGTGGAACTGGCAAGCGCGGCGATGCCCAAGGTGGCCGCCCGGCACCATCTAAACATCCAGCAAACTCCTTATATCTCCATGAATGATCCGATCCCTGAGCTGGGAAAATATTTGCACTTCAATCAGACCGCATTGAGCTTAAAACCGCGGGAAATCAGTAAGTTAGTCTCCTTCCCCCATGGTATCGCAATTCTTCAATGTCTGGAACGTCAAGAAAGCCACATCCCGCCTTTCAACCAGATACAGGATCAGGTGCGCCAAGCCGTCTTACAGCAGAAGGCCGCGGCTCGTGCCGAGCAAGAGGCCCAGAGATTGCTGGCCTGTCTGCAAAAGGGTAAGCCTTTGGACAAGGTCGCGGCCCAGGCCGGCCTGGGTCTGCGGAGCAGTGAGTTTTTCACCCGCAGGCAGGGCTTCCCAGAACAACGGCCGTCACAAGTATTATCCCTGGCAGCCTTCCTGTTATCTGCTGAGCAACCATATGTAAAAAAGCCCATATCCTGGGAAGGCAATTATTATGTGTTGGCTTTCAAGGCTCGCCGGACACCCAGTTCAGAGGAATTCCAGAAAGTCCGGGATCAGGTTTATTCTTCCGTACTGGAACAAAAACGACAGTTGCTCTTCTCCCAGTGGCTGGCCGCGGAACGACAGCAGGCAGAAATCAAAATCTACGAACTGCCGTCTTAA
- the gap gene encoding type I glyceraldehyde-3-phosphate dehydrogenase: MAKVAINGMGRIGRAAFKVILETPELELVAINDLMPLDNLVYLLKYDTVYGRYDKKVEIEDNHLVVDGKKHRFFSAKDPAQLPWKELGIDIVFECTGVFTDRDGLAKHVQAGARYIILSAPPKGPDVCVIVPGVCKPAESAHVISCASCTTNCISPVVEVMGRRIGIKKAIMTTIHAYTATQSIVDGPNRHWNRGRAGAANFVPTTTGAAKATGITLPQYQGKFDGVAVRGPVPCGSLADIVFVTERETTVDEVNRIFKEESQSARYKDILGVAADPIVSSDIIKDPHASIVDLNMTQVVDGDLVKVMSWYDNEWGYTNQMIREAVRISKECLA, encoded by the coding sequence ATGGCAAAAGTAGCGATTAATGGTATGGGTAGAATTGGCCGGGCAGCTTTCAAGGTTATCCTGGAGACCCCCGAATTAGAATTAGTGGCCATCAATGATCTGATGCCGCTGGATAACCTGGTTTACCTCCTCAAATACGATACGGTTTACGGCCGCTATGATAAAAAAGTCGAAATCGAGGACAACCATTTAGTGGTCGACGGGAAAAAACATAGATTTTTTAGTGCCAAGGATCCGGCCCAGCTCCCCTGGAAAGAGCTGGGTATTGATATCGTCTTTGAATGCACCGGCGTCTTTACCGACCGCGATGGTCTGGCCAAACATGTGCAGGCCGGAGCCCGCTATATTATCCTGTCCGCGCCCCCTAAGGGTCCAGATGTCTGTGTCATCGTCCCCGGAGTCTGCAAACCGGCAGAGTCCGCCCATGTTATCTCCTGTGCCAGTTGCACCACTAATTGTATCTCCCCGGTAGTGGAGGTTATGGGAAGACGGATCGGCATCAAAAAGGCCATCATGACCACCATTCATGCCTATACCGCCACCCAGTCGATTGTCGACGGTCCCAACCGGCATTGGAACCGGGGTCGGGCCGGGGCTGCCAATTTTGTGCCCACCACCACCGGCGCGGCCAAGGCCACGGGTATAACCTTGCCCCAATACCAGGGCAAATTTGACGGGGTGGCGGTGCGTGGTCCAGTGCCCTGCGGTTCGCTGGCGGATATTGTCTTTGTTACCGAAAGAGAAACCACGGTCGATGAGGTCAATCGCATCTTTAAGGAGGAATCACAGAGCGCCCGCTATAAGGATATCCTGGGAGTAGCCGCAGATCCCATAGTTTCCTCTGATATTATCAAGGACCCGCACGCCTCCATAGTGGATCTGAACATGACCCAGGTGGTGGATGGCGATCTAGTCAAGGTCATGAGCTGGTATGACAATGAGTGGGGTTATACCAATCAAATGATCCGAGAAGCGGTAAGGATCTCCAAGGAGTGCCTGGCTTAA
- a CDS encoding plasma-membrane proton-efflux P-type ATPase — MNPSTISAEEARTIAIDALMAKLEATPDGLSSSEATKRLQEYGPNELAEKKVSPIAKFLSYFWGPIPWMIEVAAILSLVVRDWDDFTIIVLLLVFNASIGFWQEFKASNALEALKKQLALKARVHRDGKWLEVATRELVPGDIIRLRLGDVIPADVKLLEGDFLSVDQSALTGESLPVSLKPGDLAYSGSAVKQGEMLALVVSTGLNTFLGRTASLVQTAGAASHFQKAVLQIGDYLIYLSLGLVAVLILVQLERGDRVLQLIEFALILTVASIPVAMPAVLSVTMAVGAIALSKMKAVVSKLESIEEMAGIDILCSDKTGTLTQNRLTLGDSVVFGAKDVQELILYASLASKEEDQDPIDLAIIAGLPDKAILNNYTLTKFVPFDPIHKRTESTIKDSQNQIFKVTKGAPQVIMGLCQMVPDDNTRAQQVVHDLAVKGYRTLGVACAQDEGPWQFMGILSLFDPPREDSAATIANAQKHGIKIKMVTGDNVAIAQEISQQLGLGTNIQPADQLFKEGVEAAHLSPVAELEIEQADGYAQVFPEHKYGIVKALQAAGHIVGMTGDGVNDAPAIKQADVGIAVSGATDAARAAAALVLTAPGLSVIVNAVEEARKIFERMNSYAIYRIIETIRIMFFVVLAMLVYNFYPITAVMIILLAFFNDVPIMTIASDNTMIDPQPVSWKMQRVLTVATVLGLIGVIETFGLLIIAKSWLHLSIDQIQTFIFLKLAVAGHLTLFVARTPRMFLTRPYPSSTLLWSAIITKLAATLFVVYPFGLIAPITWSQVGLIWAYCITWIFIEDLAKLTVYHHLELAGPRHRYFLQLAKQRVLAFSRYS, encoded by the coding sequence ATGAATCCCAGCACGATCAGCGCGGAAGAGGCCAGAACCATTGCAATCGATGCATTGATGGCCAAACTAGAGGCTACCCCCGACGGACTTTCTTCGTCCGAGGCCACCAAACGGTTGCAGGAATATGGCCCCAATGAACTGGCGGAAAAAAAAGTCAGTCCCATTGCCAAGTTTTTAAGTTATTTCTGGGGGCCGATTCCCTGGATGATTGAAGTAGCGGCAATATTATCCCTGGTCGTGCGAGATTGGGATGATTTTACTATCATCGTGCTTCTGCTGGTTTTCAATGCCTCCATCGGTTTTTGGCAGGAATTCAAGGCCTCCAACGCCCTGGAGGCATTGAAGAAACAGTTAGCCCTTAAGGCACGGGTGCACCGGGACGGCAAATGGCTGGAAGTCGCTACCCGGGAATTGGTCCCGGGCGATATCATCCGTCTGCGGTTGGGAGACGTCATCCCTGCTGATGTGAAGTTGCTCGAAGGGGACTTCCTCAGCGTCGATCAATCAGCCCTGACCGGGGAATCGTTGCCGGTCAGCCTGAAGCCCGGCGACCTGGCTTATTCCGGCTCGGCCGTCAAGCAGGGAGAAATGCTGGCCCTGGTGGTCAGTACGGGCCTCAATACCTTTTTGGGCCGTACTGCCAGTCTGGTGCAGACAGCCGGGGCGGCCTCCCACTTTCAAAAAGCGGTCCTGCAAATCGGTGATTATCTGATTTATTTGAGCCTGGGACTAGTGGCGGTATTGATATTGGTCCAGTTGGAGCGCGGTGACCGGGTGTTGCAGTTGATAGAGTTTGCGCTCATTCTGACCGTGGCCTCCATCCCGGTCGCCATGCCGGCGGTGCTCTCGGTGACCATGGCAGTCGGGGCCATTGCGTTATCGAAAATGAAGGCCGTGGTCTCCAAACTGGAATCCATCGAAGAAATGGCCGGTATCGATATTTTGTGCTCAGACAAGACCGGCACCCTGACCCAGAACCGCCTGACCCTGGGCGACTCCGTCGTCTTTGGAGCCAAGGACGTGCAAGAACTGATCCTTTATGCTTCCTTGGCCTCCAAAGAGGAGGATCAGGACCCTATCGACTTGGCGATTATCGCCGGATTACCGGATAAGGCAATATTGAATAATTATACCCTAACCAAATTCGTACCCTTCGATCCGATCCATAAACGCACCGAAAGCACTATAAAAGACTCTCAGAATCAGATTTTCAAAGTAACCAAAGGTGCCCCTCAGGTGATCATGGGCCTTTGTCAAATGGTTCCGGATGATAACACCCGGGCCCAACAGGTGGTGCATGACTTGGCGGTCAAAGGTTATCGGACCCTGGGAGTAGCCTGTGCTCAGGATGAAGGTCCCTGGCAGTTTATGGGTATCCTCTCGCTGTTCGACCCGCCGCGCGAAGACTCGGCAGCAACCATTGCCAACGCCCAAAAGCATGGTATTAAGATCAAGATGGTCACCGGCGACAATGTGGCGATCGCCCAGGAGATCTCCCAGCAGTTAGGTCTGGGTACCAATATCCAGCCCGCTGACCAACTTTTCAAGGAAGGGGTGGAGGCGGCCCATCTGAGTCCGGTAGCGGAGCTGGAAATCGAGCAGGCCGACGGTTATGCTCAGGTCTTTCCAGAGCATAAATATGGCATTGTCAAGGCACTCCAGGCCGCCGGGCATATCGTCGGCATGACCGGAGACGGCGTCAATGACGCGCCGGCCATCAAACAGGCCGACGTCGGCATCGCGGTCAGCGGCGCTACGGACGCGGCCCGGGCTGCCGCCGCCCTAGTGCTGACCGCGCCCGGCCTGTCGGTAATCGTCAATGCCGTTGAAGAAGCCCGCAAGATCTTTGAGCGCATGAACAGTTACGCCATTTACCGCATCATTGAGACCATCCGCATCATGTTTTTCGTAGTGCTGGCGATGCTGGTTTATAATTTTTACCCCATCACTGCCGTTATGATCATCCTGCTGGCCTTTTTCAACGACGTCCCGATCATGACCATTGCCTCCGACAATACCATGATCGATCCCCAACCGGTAAGTTGGAAAATGCAGCGGGTGCTCACCGTGGCCACGGTCCTGGGACTCATTGGGGTGATCGAAACTTTCGGTCTGTTGATCATCGCCAAGTCCTGGCTCCACCTTAGCATTGATCAGATTCAGACCTTTATCTTCCTGAAGCTGGCGGTGGCCGGCCACTTGACGCTGTTTGTGGCCCGCACCCCGCGTATGTTTCTGACCAGACCATATCCTTCGAGTACTCTGTTGTGGTCGGCGATTATCACCAAGCTGGCCGCCACCCTGTTCGTGGTCTATCCTTTCGGGCTGATCGCGCCCATCACCTGGAGTCAGGTAGGTCTGATCTGGGCCTACTGTATTACCTGGATTTTTATCGAGGACCTGGCCAAGTTGACAGTTTATCACCATCTGGAATTGGCCGGGCCCCGGCATCGGTATTTCCTGCAGCTAGCCAAACAAAGGGTTTTGGCCTTTTCACGTTACAGTTAG
- the tsaD gene encoding tRNA (adenosine(37)-N6)-threonylcarbamoyltransferase complex transferase subunit TsaD has product MKILGIETSCDETAAAVVADGKVVLSDVIATQFDLHAAYGGVVPELAARRHQENILPVIRAALDQAGMTLDDIDALAVTQGPGLVGALVIGFAVAKALAYARKLPIVGIHHLKAHILAAYLEERPPSFPYVALVVSGGHSNLYYVQSFQDMRLLGRSRDDAAGEAFDKVAKLMNLGYPGGVAIEALAATGDPEAFHLPRPRIEQEPLTFSFSGLKTAVAYLLKKNPEILYPGHRPGAADLAASFQEAVVDSLVSRALLAVDQTHSQRLVVAGGVAANRRLRGVLQAQIEAAGIELFIPPPRRCTDNAAMVAALGYHLLQAGDRLDLTGDVFARG; this is encoded by the coding sequence ATGAAAATTTTGGGGATTGAGACCTCCTGTGATGAGACCGCGGCGGCGGTGGTGGCCGATGGTAAGGTCGTCCTGTCGGACGTGATCGCTACCCAGTTTGACCTGCACGCCGCTTATGGTGGGGTGGTCCCGGAACTGGCGGCCCGGCGGCATCAGGAGAATATCCTGCCGGTGATCCGCGCCGCCCTGGATCAGGCCGGGATGACATTGGATGACATCGACGCCCTCGCCGTTACCCAAGGCCCTGGCCTGGTGGGGGCGCTGGTGATCGGCTTTGCGGTCGCCAAGGCCCTGGCCTATGCCCGCAAACTGCCGATTGTCGGGATACACCACCTCAAGGCCCATATCCTGGCCGCCTACCTGGAAGAGCGGCCCCCCAGCTTCCCTTATGTCGCCCTGGTGGTTTCTGGAGGTCATAGCAATCTTTATTATGTGCAAAGTTTCCAGGACATGCGCCTGTTGGGCCGCAGCCGCGACGACGCGGCCGGCGAGGCCTTTGATAAAGTGGCGAAGCTCATGAACCTGGGTTATCCGGGGGGCGTGGCCATCGAAGCCCTAGCCGCGACCGGCGACCCTGAGGCCTTTCACCTACCCCGACCACGGATCGAACAGGAGCCGCTGACCTTCAGCTTCAGCGGCCTCAAGACTGCAGTGGCCTATCTGCTTAAGAAAAATCCGGAAATTCTCTATCCCGGCCACCGGCCTGGAGCCGCCGACCTGGCCGCCAGCTTTCAGGAGGCAGTGGTGGACTCTCTGGTCAGCCGGGCCTTGCTAGCCGTGGACCAAACCCATAGTCAAAGGTTGGTGGTAGCCGGAGGGGTGGCAGCCAACCGCCGTCTGCGGGGGGTGCTGCAGGCCCAGATTGAGGCGGCAGGCATTGAGCTGTTCATTCCCCCACCCCGACGCTGCACTGATAACGCTGCCATGGTTGCCGCACTGGGCTATCACCTGCTGCAAGCTGGAGATCGCTTAGACCTTACCGGGGATGTATTCGCCAGGGGGTAA
- a CDS encoding helix-turn-helix domain containing protein, which produces MNAAEKIARQRLSVLQLAEALGNITAACRQRGMHRSQFYEYKRRFQTHGLDGLKDLPPVHKSHSITTPEEVVERILQFSLAHLAWGRVRLSNYLKLQGISVSSPTVQGILTKHGLGTRYERWLKLEEKNAPCR; this is translated from the coding sequence GTGAACGCTGCTGAGAAGATCGCCCGACAAAGATTGAGTGTATTGCAATTGGCCGAAGCCTTGGGAAACATCACTGCCGCTTGTCGGCAGCGCGGCATGCACCGCAGCCAGTTTTACGAGTATAAACGGCGCTTCCAAACCCATGGATTGGATGGGCTGAAAGACTTGCCGCCGGTGCATAAATCCCATTCCATAACTACCCCTGAGGAGGTGGTGGAACGTATCCTCCAATTCAGCTTGGCACACCTGGCGTGGGGCCGTGTGCGTCTTAGTAATTACCTGAAGCTCCAAGGTATTTCGGTCAGTTCACCCACCGTCCAAGGCATTCTGACTAAACATGGCCTGGGCACCCGCTATGAGCGCTGGCTTAAACTGGAAGAAAAAAATGCCCCTTGCCGTTGA